In the Aptenodytes patagonicus unplaced genomic scaffold, bAptPat1.pri.cur scaffold_376, whole genome shotgun sequence genome, one interval contains:
- the LOC143173874 gene encoding LOW QUALITY PROTEIN: uncharacterized protein LOC143173874 (The sequence of the model RefSeq protein was modified relative to this genomic sequence to represent the inferred CDS: deleted 2 bases in 1 codon), which produces MSEPLGWCVEAVRAAAEPGLARALLALRTRHTRRPGGAARFRERGGLGPLLELLGPERPRRTLDLALSVLGNCCTEPGCRRQARRLGGVPRLVALLSSPGPESVQNRVARTLANLALEPDGARDVLDAGAGPLLVSLAASCGTPECLHSAARALRILGAAPAPRRALGRAGAVRALASRLASLSPAHPACPAVARALRGLTDSPGPSADDVAPALPALAALAAHAKRDHRQPALGAIANACARAPLRPALGAAGAVEAVTEEVRRALASPNVAGATVAVRALCLLCREAVNRARVRAAGGLGLLLRLLAEPRARPWRPRVLLALAAFAYDQEALAALEARGLVPLLADVLRARADEEEEEEEEEEEEEDEEEEDEAAASCDLPRELPGPPGAGAAAGSLRGLKSWLLSEAASPPPSPPSSAVPPLPLAPPPAPAPHGGPGPAPGVGEGDPWLPEAPALLLLGRLAAADEPSRALATAPVVSGLLRYLTGVPAPAPRAARVLQRLTGHPAFLGALVRAYVPSLLRSWLVLGLAPPQAEELSRPGGPRRPAAPHHPRQARLKELGEGLLRNLGAAAAAPFGVGLLTHMLRCGAPPARLACATALPLLARPASPARGLLWGGGAVALLLSAVARGPASPYEPPPAFALYAADAIALLRGHAGDVPGDIGDTAGDGEDTPGHANDKDLQVHGDRDTEDPWGHGDAEDLWGQANRDGDSGNALEANGDLQRPLDRRKDLKDLWGHTDTFGDTEDAWRHVDGHATSPADGHGDTGDTPGCTDGHGDLWGQADGLGDADDSWGPIGSPCPLSPVTLYPPPLLSPVSPCPQVSPDPFSPGPPCPQASPRAAKRPQASSCPQLSPNPPNPHSQVAPRPPKCPLLSSSPPPSSDLPNSCPWVSLRSSNPCPQVSPCPQVSPNPLDPCPQASPCPQASPRSSNPCPQASPSSSNPSPPPSPCPRTSPRSSNPCPQASPSSSNPSPPPSPCPRTSPRSSNPCPQASPRSSNPCPRASPSSSNPSPPPSPAPQASPATHPPVSPTCPYALTPHDLLLLPNGTHPGVPVARAALTRGSPVLGAMLGGAFAEARQAAVALGCAPRRPLLLLLHFVHGCRGRPRDGCPLLSPPVSPAIAGAAMALARRYLVDGFEGVVAAAVTAPPGALWALAERWGCAPLAARAAQAILGGAPHNVAPRLVRVARLARCPPRLARALMAAVAPRGAQPHLDMGEPWGGGDPLLRPPGDADGDLRDVQEDLGDLEGDFGVPYEDLGDTQGDLGTVADPFGDPSMDAGDPLGEDDVDMEVKGPL; this is translated from the exons atgtcgGAGCCGCTGGGCTGGTGCGTGGAGGCGGTGCGGGCGGCGGCCGAGCCGGGGCTGGCCCGGGCGCTGCTGGCGCTGCGGACCCGCCACACCCGGCGGCCGGGAGGCGCCGCTCGGttccgggagcggggcgggctggggccgctgctggagctgctggggccCGAGCGGCCCCGCCGCACCCTCGACCTGGCCCTCAGCGTCCTCGGGAACTGCTGTACCGAGCCCGGCTGCCGCCGGCAGGCCCGGCGCCTCGGCGGCGTCCCCCGCCTCG TGGCCCTGCTGTCCTCGCCGGGGCCGGAGAGCGTGCAGAACCGCGTGGCCCGCACCCTCGCCAACCTGGCGCTGGAGCCCGACGGCGCCCGGGACGTCCTCGACGCCG GTGCCGGCCCCCTCCTGGTGTCCCTGGCCGCCTCCTGCGGCACGCCCGAGTGCCTCCACAGCGCCGCCCGTGCCCTCCGCATCCtgggggccgccccggccccccgccgggCCCTGGGCCGAGCTGGGGCCGTCCGAGCCTTGGCCTcccgcctggcctccctctcCCCGGCCCACCCCGCCTGCCCGGCCGTCGCCCGAGCCCTGCGGGGTCTCACCGACAGCCCCGGCCCCTCGGCCGACGACGTGGCCCCTGCTTTGCCCGCCTTGGCCGCCCTGGCCGCCCACGCCAAGCGGGACCACCGCCAGCCCGCCCTGGGAGCCATCGCCAACGCCTgcgcccgcgccccgctccgACCCGCCCTGGGGGCCGCCGGGGCGGTGGAGGCGGTGACCGAAGAGGTGAGGAGGGCGTTGGCGTCCCCCAACGTCGCCGGCGCCACCGTAGCCGTCCGGGCGCTCTGCCTGCTGTGCCGGGAGGCCGTCAACCGGGCGCGGGTACGGGCGGCCGGCGGGTTGGGGCTGCTCCTGCGTCTCCTGGCCGAGCCCCGCGCCCGGCCGTGGCGTCCCCGCGTCCTCCTGGCTTTGGCCGCCTTCGCCTATGACCAGGAGGCGCTGGCGGCCCTGGAGGCCCGGGGCCTCGTCCCGCTGCTCGCCGACGTCCTGCGGGCCCGGgccgacgaggaggaggaggaagaggaggaggaggaggaggaggaagatgaagaggaggaggatgaagccGCCGCGTCGTGCGATCTCCCCCGGGAGCTGCCtggcccccccggggccggggcagccgccGGGAGCTTGCGGGGACTCAA GTCCTGGCTCCTCTCTGAAgctgcctccccgccgccctcccccccGTCCTCTGCCGTG CCCCCActgcccctcgcccccccgcCGGCGCCTGCCCCCCATGGGggccctggccctgccccggGGGTGGGCGAGGGGGACCCCTGGCTCCCCGAAGCCCCCGCTCTCCTACTTTTGGGGCGCCTAGCAGCCGCCGATGAGCCCAGCCGAGCCCTGGCCACCGCCCCCGTCGTTTCGGGGCTCCTCCGCTACCTGACGGGGgtccctgcccccgccccccgggCTGCCCGGGTGCTGCAGCGCCTGACGGGGCACCCCGCTTTTTTGGGGGCGCTGGTCCGGGCTTACGTCCCCTCCCTGCTCCGCTCCTGGCTGGTCCTCGGCCTCGCCCCGCCCCAGGCTGAGGAGCTCTCGCGGCCCGGGGGACCCCGGCGTCCGGCTGCCCCCCACCACCCCCGCCAGGCACGCCTCAAGGAGTTGG GTGAGGGACTCCTGCGCAAcctgggggcggcggcggcggcccccttCGGCGTGGGGCTGCTGACCCACATGCTGCGCTGCggggcccccccggcccgcctGGCCTGCGCCACCGCCCTGCCCCTGCTCGCCAG GCCGGCGTCCCCGGCgcgggggctgctgtggggagggggggcggtgGCCCTGCTGCTCTCGGCGGTGGCCCGGGGCCCCGCGTCCCCCTACGAGCCCCCCCCAGCCTTCGCCCTCTACGCTGCTGATGCTATCGCCCTCCTGCGGGGACATGCCGGGGACGTGCCGGGGGACATCGGGGACACGGCGGGGGACGGCGAGGACACACCGGGACACGCCAATGACAAGGACCTGCAG GTGCACGGAGACAGGGACACCGAGGAcccatggggacacggggatgcCGAGGACCTGTGGGGACAGGCGAACAGAGATGGGGACAGTGGCAACGCCCTTGAGGCGAACGGTGACCTGCAGAGACCTCTGGACCGACGCAAGGACCTCAAGGACCTGTGGGGACACACAGACACCTTTGGAGACACTGAGGACGCCTGGAGACACGTGGATGGCCACGCAACCTCTCCTGCGGATGGACACGGTGACACTGGGGACACACCAGGGTGCACCGATGGACATGGGGACCTATGGGGACAGGCGGACGGACTTGGGGACGCTGATGACTCGTGGGGACCCATAGGGTCCCCGTGTCCCCTGTCACCTGTGACCCTCTACCCCCCGCCCCTGCtgtcccctgtgtccccatgtccccaagTATCTCCAGACCCATTTTCCCCAGGGCCCCCCTGTCCCCAAGCGTCCCCGAGGGCTGCTAAACGTCCCCAAGCGTCCTCTTGTCCCCAGCTGTCCCCAAACCCTCCCAACCCCCATTCTCAAGTGGCCCCAAGACCCCCCAAATGTCCCCTACTGTCCTCTTCTCCTCCACCGTCCTCAGACCTCCCTAACTCATGTCCCTGGGTGTCTCTGAGGTCCTCCAACCCATGTCCCcaggtgtccccatgtccccaggtgtCCCCAAACCCCCTCGACCCCTGTCCCCAAGCATCCCCCTGTCCCCAAGCCtccccaaggtcctccaacccctGTCCCCAGGCCTCCCCAAGCTCCTCCAACCCATCTCCACCACCGTCCCCATGCCCCCGGACAtccccaaggtcctccaacccctGTCCCCAGGCCTCCCCAAGCTCCTCCAACCCATCTCCACCACCGTCCCCATGCCCCCGGACAtccccaaggtcctccaacccctGTCCCCAAGCCtccccaaggtcctccaacccctGTCCCCGAGCGTCCCCAAGCTCCTCCAACCCATCTCCACCACCATCTCCAGCCCCCCAAGCGTCCCCAGCCACGCATCCCCCCGTGTCCCCAACATGTCCCTATGCCCTGACACCCCacgacctcctcctcctccccaacgGCACCCACCCCGGGGTGCCAGTGGCCCGGGCGGCCCTGACCCGGGGGTCCCCTGTCTTGGGAGCCATGTTGGGGGGGGCCTTCGCCGAGGCCCGCCAGGCAGCCGTGGCCTTGGGCTGTGCCCCCCGccgccctctcctcctcctcctccattttgtCCATGGCTGCCGGGGCCGCCCCAGGGACGGgtgtcccctcctgtccccccctGTGTCCCCCGCCATCGCCGGCGCTGCCATGGCCTTGGCCCGCCGCTACCTGGTGGACGGCTTTGAGGGTGTCGTGGCCGCTGCTGTCACCGCACCCCCCGGTGCCCTCTGGGCCTTGGCCGAGCGGTGGGGTTGCGCCCCGTTGGCCGCCCGGGCCGCCCAGGCCATTCTGGGGGGGGCACCCCACAACGTGGCCCCCCGCTTGGTTCGGGTGGCCCGGCTGGCCCGATGTCCCCCTCGCCTGGCCCGGGCCTTGATGGCTGCTGTGGCGCCCCGGGGGGCCCAGCCCCACCTTGATATGGGGGAGCCGTGGGGCGGGGGTGACCCCCTGCTGCGACCCCCTGGAGATGCCGATGGGGACCTCAGGGATGTCCAGGAGGACCTCGGGGACTTGGAGGGTGACTTTGGGGTCCCTTACGAGGACCTCGGGGACACCCAGGGAGACCTCGGCACCGTGGCAGACCCCTTTGGGGACCCCTCTATGGATGCGGGGGACCCCTTAGGTGAAGATGATGTGGACATGGAGGTCAAGGGGCCTCTCTAA